Proteins from a single region of Streptomyces sp. Tu 3180:
- a CDS encoding cold-shock protein translates to MATGTVKWFNAEKGFGFIEQDGGGPDVFVHYSAIAGGGYRELHEGQKVSFDVTQGQRGPQAENVTPA, encoded by the coding sequence ATGGCCACCGGCACAGTGAAGTGGTTCAACGCGGAAAAAGGTTTCGGCTTCATCGAGCAGGACGGCGGCGGGCCGGACGTGTTCGTCCACTACTCGGCCATTGCCGGTGGCGGCTACCGGGAGCTGCATGAGGGCCAGAAGGTCAGCTTCGACGTCACGCAGGGGCAGAGAGGGCCGCAGGCCGAGAACGTCACGCCGGCCTGA
- a CDS encoding LysE family translocator — MMDLAILPSYIAVILLFLAPPGPDMLYMLAVGLEGGRLSALRAILGIGTGMSVYAAAVVAGMGGVAQSHPSVLDAVRILGAAYLLWLAYATMRSARRAINGNGDIAPGRWYLRGVLVSLTNPKIILFYLAMLPQFIGSADNPEFQMAVLGAINVLMEVVLYGCIGMLSGFFHARLTGSTKATVALNHVACAVYVVLAAVIVVEILLA, encoded by the coding sequence ATGATGGATTTAGCGATACTGCCGAGCTACATTGCGGTGATCCTGCTCTTTCTCGCTCCACCCGGGCCCGATATGCTCTACATGCTCGCAGTGGGCCTTGAAGGTGGTCGCCTGTCCGCGCTGAGGGCCATCCTCGGTATAGGAACAGGTATGAGTGTCTATGCCGCCGCCGTCGTTGCCGGGATGGGAGGGGTCGCCCAATCGCACCCATCGGTGCTTGATGCGGTGAGAATATTGGGCGCAGCGTATCTGTTGTGGTTGGCGTACGCGACAATGCGAAGTGCGCGTCGCGCGATCAACGGAAACGGCGATATCGCGCCAGGTAGGTGGTATCTGCGAGGAGTATTAGTTAGCCTGACGAATCCGAAAATAATTCTTTTTTACCTCGCGATGCTCCCGCAGTTCATAGGAAGTGCAGATAATCCTGAATTTCAGATGGCCGTCCTCGGTGCAATCAATGTCCTGATGGAGGTGGTTCTTTACGGATGCATTGGAATGTTGTCGGGATTTTTCCATGCACGGCTCACCGGCTCGACAAAAGCGACGGTTGCACTGAATCATGTTGCGTGCGCCGTTTATGTTGTACTGGCAGCGGTGATCGTTGTCGAGATTCTCCTGGCCTGA
- a CDS encoding NIPSNAP family protein has translation MSIVELRQYTLHPGARETLIELFEREFVTGQQAVGITVGGRFRDLDDPDRFVWLRAFPDMAHRRRALQAFYTGPVWREHRDAANATMVDSDNVLLLRGPGFTPPPGAGEVFATVCHPADAAAFDAYAARHLNPGHALHRTEHAENDFPRLPVRTGEDARVWFGLAEPPPWPTRRLRLEPVTP, from the coding sequence ATGAGCATCGTCGAACTCCGGCAGTACACCCTGCATCCCGGAGCCCGGGAGACGCTGATCGAGCTGTTCGAGCGCGAGTTCGTGACCGGTCAGCAGGCGGTCGGCATCACCGTCGGAGGTCGTTTCCGCGACCTGGACGACCCGGACCGCTTCGTCTGGCTGCGCGCATTCCCCGACATGGCGCACCGCCGGCGCGCGCTGCAGGCGTTCTACACCGGCCCGGTCTGGCGGGAGCACCGCGATGCGGCCAACGCCACCATGGTCGACAGCGACAACGTCCTGCTGCTGCGCGGCCCGGGCTTCACGCCTCCGCCCGGCGCCGGTGAAGTGTTCGCGACCGTCTGCCACCCCGCCGACGCGGCCGCCTTCGATGCGTACGCCGCCCGGCACCTGAATCCGGGCCATGCGCTGCACCGCACCGAGCACGCCGAGAACGATTTCCCCCGTCTGCCCGTCCGCACCGGGGAGGACGCCCGAGTCTGGTTCGGCCTGGCCGAGCCACCACCCTGGCCGACCCGGCGGCTGCGGCTGGAACCCGTGACGCCGTAG
- a CDS encoding CGNR zinc finger domain-containing protein, with the protein MATVHFPEFRLGKVLATSFTGTLSERYGETLERIPAPSRLADWLAVNGLAVDSCTQSQLDRARELRESIHAAATAVASQNPLPSSAVRVINDCSTQGLASAILTSEGGRKWRLGSSSVEDALSVIAADATSLLAGEREGKISLCASPTCRAAFLDTSRGGTRKWCDMNTCGNREKKARFLANKRNSSTLSG; encoded by the coding sequence ATGGCTACTGTTCACTTCCCCGAGTTTCGTCTGGGTAAAGTACTGGCGACTAGCTTCACGGGAACCCTGTCAGAGCGTTACGGTGAAACGTTGGAGCGAATCCCTGCGCCCTCTCGGCTCGCGGACTGGTTGGCAGTCAATGGACTCGCGGTCGACTCCTGCACCCAGTCCCAACTCGACCGGGCTCGAGAGCTAAGGGAATCAATTCATGCAGCTGCCACCGCAGTTGCAAGCCAGAACCCGCTTCCCTCTTCAGCCGTCCGAGTCATCAATGACTGCAGTACTCAGGGTCTGGCCTCGGCGATCTTGACGTCCGAGGGTGGCCGGAAATGGAGGTTGGGCTCTTCTTCCGTAGAAGATGCGCTCAGCGTGATCGCTGCCGATGCGACAAGCCTCCTTGCGGGAGAGCGGGAGGGAAAGATTTCCTTGTGCGCATCACCCACGTGTCGAGCCGCTTTTTTGGACACCAGCCGAGGCGGCACACGGAAATGGTGCGACATGAATACGTGTGGGAATCGCGAGAAGAAGGCACGCTTCCTCGCCAACAAGCGCAATAGCTCAACCCTTTCCGGCTGA
- a CDS encoding transposase, producing MGVLAACTSRRGRSLVDREWYLPKSWTADRYRCEAAKIPDDRDSATKGDLAKAMIQRALASPLPIARVTADSACGQEWRLRRMLEEAGVGYVLAVPKSQPVPAPGRIDLVIAQAPDEAWERHSCGDGAKGPRVYDWAAAKLPALCDFDGDQPMHDRRLLAVHRPPPTHRRKGRSRAELFLVAAPPPGHCTTLPLPSPPRRR from the coding sequence ATCGGGGTCCTCGCCGCCTGCACCTCCCGGCGCGGACGATCGCTGGTGGACCGGGAGTGGTATCTGCCGAAGTCCTGGACGGCGGACCGGTACCGCTGCGAGGCGGCGAAGATACCCGACGACCGTGACTCCGCGACCAAGGGCGACCTGGCCAAAGCCATGATCCAGCGGGCCCTGGCCTCGCCCTTGCCCATCGCCCGGGTGACCGCGGACTCGGCCTGTGGCCAGGAATGGCGGCTGCGGCGGATGCTGGAGGAAGCCGGCGTCGGTTACGTCCTGGCCGTCCCGAAGTCCCAGCCCGTCCCTGCGCCGGGCCGGATCGATCTCGTCATCGCTCAAGCGCCGGATGAAGCCTGGGAACGCCATTCCTGCGGTGACGGGGCGAAGGGGCCGCGCGTCTACGACTGGGCCGCGGCGAAACTGCCTGCCCTCTGCGACTTCGACGGCGATCAGCCCATGCACGACCGGCGGCTCCTGGCAGTTCACCGTCCCCCACCGACACACCGGCGGAAAGGCCGATCACGCGCTGAACTGTTCCTGGTGGCGGCGCCGCCACCAGGCCACTGCACGACGCTGCCACTACCGTCGCCGCCACGGCGGAGGTGA
- a CDS encoding YafY family protein, which yields MRASRLVTLLLLLQNRGRMTARQLAEELEVSVRTVYRDVEALGAAGIPLYGDAGHAGGYRLVDGYRTRLTGLTADEAQAAFLAALPGAAAELGLSEALVTAQLKLRAALPAELREHAERIQERFLLDAPGWYGDVDRAPHLTAAAAAVWARRAVVLRYRRWRAPEEIERRVEPYGLVLKAGRWYLVAGGPSGIRTYRIDRILELRELEDEFAIQDGFDLTRYWNSYLADFRARLHAGEALLRLTPEGARRLGVTPTGDGWTEARVPIESIDHAHGEFLRLGADVEVMAPAELRDRIAETVRTLVTRYEG from the coding sequence ATGCGTGCGAGTCGGCTGGTCACCCTGCTTCTGCTGCTCCAGAACCGGGGCCGGATGACGGCCCGGCAGCTGGCCGAGGAATTGGAGGTCTCCGTACGGACCGTCTACCGAGACGTCGAGGCGCTCGGCGCCGCCGGTATCCCGCTGTACGGTGACGCCGGACACGCGGGCGGCTACCGGCTGGTCGACGGCTACCGGACCCGACTCACCGGACTGACCGCGGACGAGGCGCAGGCCGCGTTCCTCGCTGCACTTCCCGGCGCCGCCGCCGAGCTCGGCCTCAGTGAGGCGCTCGTCACCGCCCAGCTCAAGCTGCGGGCCGCCCTTCCGGCGGAGCTGCGCGAGCACGCCGAGCGGATCCAGGAGCGCTTCCTGCTCGACGCCCCCGGCTGGTATGGCGACGTCGACCGTGCGCCTCACCTGACCGCGGCCGCCGCTGCGGTATGGGCACGGCGGGCGGTGGTACTGCGATACCGGCGCTGGCGGGCGCCGGAGGAGATCGAGCGGCGGGTGGAGCCGTATGGGCTCGTACTCAAGGCCGGCCGCTGGTACCTGGTCGCCGGCGGACCATCCGGGATCCGCACCTACCGGATCGACCGGATCCTCGAACTCCGGGAACTGGAAGACGAGTTCGCCATACAGGACGGGTTCGACCTGACCAGGTACTGGAACAGCTATCTGGCCGACTTCCGAGCGCGACTACACGCAGGGGAGGCCCTGCTACGGCTCACCCCGGAGGGCGCCCGCCGCCTCGGCGTCACACCCACCGGTGACGGATGGACGGAGGCCAGGGTGCCCATCGAGTCGATCGACCACGCCCACGGAGAGTTCCTGCGGCTGGGCGCCGACGTCGAGGTCATGGCACCGGCTGAACTCCGCGACCGCATCGCCGAGACGGTACGGACCCTGGTCACTCGCTACGAAGGGTGA
- a CDS encoding HIT family protein, with amino-acid sequence MELFAGDPACVFCGIVSGRAQASRVYEDELVLSFMDIHPAAPGDLLVIPKEHAAGLEDIDEALMAHLFRVVHLLTQALRRSGLPCEGVNVFLADGEAADQTVFHLHVHVFPRTADDRFRLEVRWQERSRAALDHDAALIRARLNRGKDRRETP; translated from the coding sequence ATGGAGCTCTTCGCCGGGGATCCGGCCTGTGTCTTCTGCGGCATCGTCTCCGGCCGGGCGCAGGCCAGCCGCGTGTACGAGGACGAGCTGGTCCTGTCCTTCATGGACATCCACCCGGCTGCTCCTGGAGACCTCCTCGTCATCCCCAAGGAGCACGCGGCAGGTCTGGAGGACATCGACGAGGCCCTGATGGCCCATCTGTTCCGCGTCGTCCACCTGCTGACGCAGGCTTTGCGGCGCTCGGGGCTACCCTGCGAGGGAGTAAACGTATTCCTCGCCGACGGTGAAGCCGCCGATCAGACGGTCTTCCACCTCCATGTGCACGTCTTCCCCCGCACCGCGGACGACCGGTTCCGCTTGGAGGTCAGGTGGCAGGAGCGGTCCCGTGCCGCCCTCGACCACGACGCCGCGCTGATCAGAGCGCGCCTGAACCGCGGGAAAGACCGCCGGGAAACTCCCTGA